Below is a genomic region from Drosophila albomicans strain 15112-1751.03 chromosome 2R, ASM965048v2, whole genome shotgun sequence.
CTTGCGTTCCACAATGTGCAAGAAATTCTCATTGTCAAAGTAGCCCATGTCGCCGGTATGGAACCAACCCTGGTAGTCCTGTATGTGTTTCGATTCATTCGGATTGCCATAGTATCCGTTCCACACTTTGCTGTTGTGCACTAGAATCTCACCTGTTTCGCCGTGACCCAAACTACGTCCGGCATCATCGAGAATTTTCACCTTCACTCCTGGTACTATTCGGCCAACCGATGAGGGCTTTGCCACGCCCATATTTGCAGCCACTCCTCCGCATTCAGTCAAAGCATATCCATAGGACATTTGTCCATTCAGTAGATAGTCCTGTAGTTTCAGTAAATTGGCTACATAACAATTGCCGCCACCAATGCTTATAAATCTCACACTAGCCAATCTATTCTGGCTAAGTGTGGGCGTATTTAACAACGATGCCACCTGCTGAGGTGCCAAGGTTAGAAGCGTGACCTTATATCTCTCTATCAGCTGGAGCATATATTCCGGCGAATAGGCGCGATCGGTGATGACCCGTGTTGAGCCATGGCAGCAGCTATAGAGCATGTTGAACATGCCCGGTGCCCAATCAATGGTGCTGAATGAGAGCAACACATCTTGGCCGGTAACAAAGCTGTGGATGTGGAAGATCAACTGCATCATTAGTTGAGCCAAGACTTAGTCTATAAATTCTACTTACCCGAAATCAAAGAGGCAGGCGGAGTTCGATATGCAGACTGCCTTAGGGAGACCCGTAGTACCGGATGTGCAAAGTATGGCCACAGTTTGATCACCGCCCAGCAACAGCGATTCAGGTCTGCATATAtgtaagttgttgttgtatcggATAGTCAGggcaacaatttcaattacttaCACATAGTTGAGCTCACTTTTGGTAGGTTCCAAGAGATCCTCAATGCGCGGCAGCTGCAGGCGATGGTCCTTGAGCGTATACACCGGAGCCTTAAGCATTTTGGCCACAACCCCGAGTCTCTCATAGACCAAGCCGTCACAAAAGATAAGCCTGGGGCGAgttatgcaaaacaaatgctTAAATGTGGCTTCGTCGTGCCAGGGACTAACAGCATGAAATGGCGTGCCATTGAGGAGGCAGCCCAGCACAACGGGCATTAAGTATGTGGTATTAGTGCCAGCTATACCAACGACATCGTCTGCCCTCAGACCCAGGGCCTTCAGATGCTGTGCAATCCGTATGGCAAAGCTGATTGCCTCGCCATTGGTCAGTGCTGTTCCCTCTGTGTCGGAAATCTGCAATTGGAAAGGAGTATCAATAGTCGATAATTCGAAAAGTATGATAGTCCAATTCGGACCTGACATAGACTGGCTGGATGATTGCGCATAAAGGCAAACAGAATTTTGCCAATGGAACAGTCGGCGTCAAAGAAGTGCGCCGGCCTTGGTCCACtccatatttttgtatatttatcgAATTGTGTTGTGGGTCCGCCTTCCATGTTGGCAACTGATAAGAGCACGGCGATTTGTACGAATCCAAGCGAGCGTAGCGCAAGTTGTTCAGCAACTGCCGATTGATGCGTGGCCAGCACCTCGGCAATAGCCAGTTCTGGGCATTTATCAGTTTCAGTTAACCGGTACCCTTCCAAACGGTTAGCAAACGTCACCTATCAGACTGCCGTGCTAAAAGCTTTATAGATAAGCAACAATACCGATAAGTCCAACCTAAAGTTATACTAGATTGGCCAGCTGATAGCAAGACGCGATAATTGAATGATATTATAGCCTTGACTTAAATTTCTTAACACAATAATCTATACTATATAGGGACTTGCTTAGCTAGCCCTAATTAAAaggaataaaataataaaagttttacAACAGTAAATTATCCGAATTTAACGGTTCCTGCCACATCCCTAAAGCAGTGTTAAGAAGCAGTGTGTACAAGCAGTACTCGCAAGAAGTtcatacaaaatgtttttacaaGCAGTTCACACAAGTTGTTCTTCAAGCAGTTTGAACGTTGGGTAGTATCATTATACGACGCCACACTTTTATGGCGCCACCTTGCAGTACAaccactaaccatacaatacatagatgcttcCACGGTTGCCACTCTTGgtacaaatgtaccaaaactggtacatttttaatgcgtTGGTACATTGGATCACTTTTTTCATATtggtacattttcaatatgcctGGTCTAGTATGGCTCTGTTCCACCagatataaattttgtatcagTTAGAAATTTAACCATGACTAGCACTGGAAAGTACCGCATACAGTGTTaattgagaaaatatgtatgcgcCAATGTAATGTCCATCACTACGTAAACAGTTATATATTGTGAATCACATTTTGTGATTCAGCCAAATTTCTAAGTGAAGAAGAACTTGCCTTCTAACTTGCTTTCTAATGAAAACCtttcaaaatttatacaatGGTAATCCTAATGATATAATATCCCAATGGAACCAACTCCGACTTTCTTTAAATCAGGGAAAAAAGATATACGTAAATTTTGGACAGACattgaaagaaacaaaacgGTGTTGACGAACCGCTATTCAGGAGCTTTATATAATTCATAAACAACTTGATTTCGTTGCCACACTACTCTGGTGCTGCagagcaaaagtttttaaaaatttcggtaatgaaaactaaattgccaaataaatttgaatttaagacACTAAATAACATAATGTATTGCAAggaattgattgattgtaaAGACCTTCACTATGTTTGGTCTACAAAAGACTGTtcatttttaacaattaactaagatatttttaaatttgatttatgattatttaagTGAAagttctgtttttgttttcttttttatagtaaatactatactaaaaaaatgaaatatgaaataataaaagataattaaaaaaaaaacgttaacaaaatatagtattaaaaaataccgaaaaaaatgtggtacatttttgcaaaaattggtgcattttttcaaaattttggtacacaacatttttttggaATGGCAACCGTGGATGCTTCATCCCataattcagtttttaatgatacaaaAATTTTGTATGGGATGAAGCCACGGTTgccattccaaaaaaatttgttgtaccaaaattttggaaaaaatgtaccaaacatttttcacgaaagattttttgtatttcacaaattgtgaTTTACCAATTTACCAATTgtagcaaaaatataccacacgaAATAACTGTCTACGTAGTGGTACTTACATTGgcgcatatatattttctcaaTTATCCTCTCAATTGTCATCGCAAATCGACTGTATGCGATATTTACCAGTGTTAGTCATGGTTCAATTTCTAACTGATACAAAATTAGTGTCTGGTGGAACAGAgccatttgttaaaataatatatgggaacataaaattttatgaaaaatttaaatactaaaacaggcatattaaaaatgtaccaaaatgtAAAAAAGTTATCCAATGTAccaacgcataaaaaatgtaagtgGCAACCGTGCACataggatcgcaaggacgaactctatcgaccaagatcaacaaaatgtggggtcatctaagatctcaacatttgtaattttcgtCAGTcagtccgctatgtccgctatatccgctatgtccgccatgtccgctatgttcgccatgtccgctatgtccgccatgtccgccatttccgctatgtccgccatatccgccatgtccgctatgtccgccatgtccgctatgtccgctatgtccgccatgtccgctatgtccgctatgtccgccatgtccgctatgtccgccatgtccgctatgtccgccatgtccgctatgtccgccatgtccgctatgtccgccatgtccgctatgtccgccatgtccgctatgtccgccatgtccgctatgtccgctatgtccgccatgtccgccatgtccgctatgtccgccatgtccgctatgtccgctatgtccgccatgtccgctatgtccgccatgtccgccatgtccgctatgtccgccatgtccgctatgtccgccatgtccgctatgtccgccatgtccgccatgtccgctatgtccgctatgtccgccatgtccgctatgtccgccatgtcagctatgtccgccatgtccgctatgtccgccatgtccgctatgtccgccatgtccgctatgtccgctatggccgctatgtccgctatgtccgccatgtccgctatgtccgccatatccgctatgtccgccatgtccgctatgtccgccatgtccgctatgtccgccatgtccgctatgtccgccatgtccgctatgtccgccatgtccgctatatccgccatgtccgctatgtccgctctgtccgctgtgtccgctatGTCTTGTCTGTCttgcaaaaatatcaaattcaaattttctattttagcTGGCAATTAATATTACGAGTAAACCATAAAAGATTTTTTActgtttttggtattattttactatattcCCAAGAAATGTAACATagaaaagtaggcgtggcaacaCCTCTAACGCCCACAAAAAtctgaaaaaatttaatattgcgGGCACCTGTGGAGttgatattataaaatttttactCCAATATGTATTTACGTTTCAGAATTCGGCACGCCCATTCAAATTTTTCTCCGTCCCTTCCGccttcaaaattttgaaaaatttgtattttttgagCAATTTTAGAGAAGAAAACCTCATTCTTGGTAGACACAATATAAATCCAAGCCCGGATGTGCTAGGATCAAAAACATGGAAGTTATTCACAAAACATTGCTTCAGACGGTCCTTCTCTCTATTTCATACAGAGCAGCACAAATCGGTGTTGGAAAACGTGAGGTTATCTGAAAAAAATGGGAATTGCGCCAATTGTACggaaaaatgcagaaaaagaCAACTATTGACGGATTAAGAATTGATAACACTACAACATACAGTTGAAGTTATTGCTCACTTATgctaatttcattttcgaaatcctttccaaagttgaaaattgttcTTCATACTTTGAAAGTGCAGCAAGGGCgttttttcgaaaacaagcaatATCTCGGGCATATCCTTCCGAATTTCCAAAGCACACataggatcgcaaggacgaactctatcgACCAAGATCAACAAAATGTGTGGTCATCTAAGATCTcaacatttgtaatttttgtcagtcagtctggtctgtccgctatgtccgctctgtccgccatgtccgccatgtccgccatgtccgctatgtccgccatgtccgctatgtccgctatgtccgccatgtccgccatgtccgctatgtccgccatgtccgtcatgtccgctatgtccgccatgtccgccatgtccgctatatCCGCTATGTCCTCCATGTCCGCTacgtccgctatgtccgctatgtccgccatgtccgccatgtccgctatgtccgccatgtccgctatgtccgccatgtccgctatgtccgccatgtccgccatgtccgctatgtccgctatgtccgccatgtccgccatgtccgccatgtccgctatgtcctccatgtccgctatgtccgccatgtccgctatgtccgctatgtccgccatgtccgccatgtccgccatgtccgctatgtccgctatgtccgccatgtccgtcatgtccgctatgtccgccatgtccgccatgtccgtcatgtccgccatgtccgtcatgtccgctatgtccgccatgtccgccatgtccgctatgtccgccatgtccgctatgtccgccatgtccgctatgtccgctatgtccgctatgtccgccatgtccgtcatgtccgccatgtccgtcatgtccgccatgtccgtcatgtccgctatgtccgccatgtccgctatgtccgccatgtcctccatgtccgctatgtccgccatgtccgctatgtccgctatgtccgccatgtccgtcatgtccgccatgtccgtcatgtccgctatgtccgccatgtccgtcatgtcctccatgtccgccatgtccgccatgtccgctatgtccgctatgtccgccatgtccgccatgtccgctatgtccgccatgtccgccatgtccgctatgtccgccatgtccgctatgtccgccatgtccgctatgtccgccatgtccgctatgtccgctatgtccgccatgtccgccatgtcggctatgtccgctatgtccgccatgtccgctatgtccgtcatgtccgctatgtccgccatgtccgctatgtccgccatgtccgccatgtccgctatgtccgccatgtccgccatgtccgctatgtccgctatgtccgccatgtccgtcatgtccgctatgtccgccatgtccgtcatgtccgctatgtccgccatgtccgccatgtccgccatgtccgtcatgtccgctatgtccgccatgtccgccatgtccgccatgtccgccatgtccgccatgtccgctatgtccgccatgtccgccatgtccgccatgtccgccatgtccgccatgtccgctatgtcctccatgtccgctatgtccgccatgtccgctatgtcctccatgtccgccatgtccgctatgtccgctatgtccgctatgtccgccatgtccgctatgtccgccatgtccgctatgtccgccatgtccgctatgtccgctatcGCTAGCGAATTAATCGCGATTAATGGCAGCGATTAATCGCGATTAATTCGCTGCCGGCGCGATTAATTCGCTGGCGCTGCGATTTATTGGCGTCGGCGCGaataaatcgaataacaagcgaaattttaaagctagaactgcgaattttgttttatacaataattactatagtagatGTAATTCccgatttggttgcgatcagataaaaattgtcgaagttattaaagaaatacttttgtatgggcaaaaacgcccacTTACTAAGACCCCTAGCTTACTTGCTTTgaccgacaatctggtatattgtgccgactgtgatatattttgaatgtggtactattgtagtattttcggtatattttaaaaataataccgcaatattttgcttttattcaaaatgggtagcgggtatctcacagtcgagataactcgactgtagctttctcactcgtttaaaatattttttcatgcTCTATTGTCGATTGATAATATCACGCTCATTTTTCTCACATACTTTAATACTGTGAAGTCTCTTATAGCACATAAACTGACCAATATCGAATACATCAGATAGACACTCATTGGATTGAAATTGACATAACTCTAATTTTAGGAGCATGATAAAGTGCcgaacatggctagatcgtctcggctgttgacgctgatcaagaatatatatactttatagggtcggagatgcctctttctacttgttacatacatttcctgccgtcacaaagttataatacccttctaccctatgggtaactGCAGTAGTTATGACTCCTGGAAATTTGGATGCGCTTAGGAAAAAAATAGTAGAggtatttaagaaaaatttttGGATtgcaaaaaacgcctactgcAATAGGGTTTTAGTTGGAATCTGGAATAATTAGTATATtccgaatgtagtactatatcaatataccaatatataaAGCCATCTTTTAGTTTTGTACAATTAGTTTTATTGGAAATATCGACTGCAGCTTTattacttgtttaattttgcattttgattaaatttttttatagtatataaataattgttctTAGTGAATTGCAAATACTTTTCGTGATTATagtttctatttctatttcttggAATTCACATGTGTCTTCGCTGTGTATAAGAATTAATGATTATATTTCTCTTTCTAACCTTGCTGTGATAGGATAGAtcgattatttttaattacctACTATAGAGAAAAAATTGTGCTTAGTCATTTTTACAAGCCTTTTTGCTTACCATTTAATAGTcctttttgaattttcttttgaatcatcgtaataatattattaattgcgcactatttaatgaaaaaaatacttacTTCTTATATGCATATCGCAACAAGCGATTATAATAGTCAACACTTGGTATCGTACTGCTTATTTTACTGAAAATATGTCAAtctcaaaataatttattttcagtgTTACTGAACCAGAATAATAACTTTAGGTCTCCAGCCATAGCATGccataatacaaatatttcatatttcaaagGCTAGGCTGAAAGTCCCCTGacttttacaaaattttagtACACCATTGCAacattttatcaaattttttgtatttatttatttttttttttggtgataATTTATAGAATGGCTCTTCGAGGTATTTGTTTAAGGCTCCCACAACATAGACTTTTTAAGTCGGTCTCTAAGGTTATAAAGCACTGCATTCTACaagaatattacaaaaataacattttattttgccaCAGGTACAatcttttaaaaaacataGCGCCTTTCGATATGTTTCTGGAAGCTCGGCAGCTGGTAAGCTTTGTCATCACTTGTAAGAGCAAACAATCAtcttatcatttattttacagaGCCAATGGTACCATTCTTGGATACCCCAAGCTGTGTATTTTCAGTTGAGGCTTTGAACCATCATTGGGGTGTAAGTTTGTTTGCGTATCCTGAATGCCGGAGTaatgtaatttctttttaaataggCTTGGCCAGTTGTTCTAATTTCGATGTTTGGGGCAGCTTGCGAGTTGCTTGCTATAATGCGTTTGGCAGTAATGCGGGATGATGTTTGGTATACTAAGGGCCCAGCTCCTTGCGAAATTATCGAGACCCGGAAGGGCTATCCAGCACCTTCACGCAAGGTGAGTATCTAGAAAGGTTGTAATTTACATATCTGACCTTTAAATTTACTATAGATGTTAGTCGTGAATCAAAAATATGAGACTCCTAAAGGAGTTTTGGATGCTACATGTGGCGATATCGAAGGATCACCCAGTAAGTATTTCACTTCTTGTGTCATATTGAATTTGACGCTTCTCTTCTCTACGAATGCGCcttattcttatttttgtcGATCTTTGAAAAAATCGCATTAATGCGTGTGCATTTATCTTCTAGGCGAagaaaaaccaataaaaagtGAAGTTAGTACTAAGGCAGTAGCAGCTCACGCGATAGCCAGTCTTGGTGTTATGTACATGGCTTTTATTATGTAGCGATATGTACCTGGGAGAAGTGTCAAGTTCAAAATGCAAACTATATACTAACTaaagtttcaatttaaatttataaaaatatttacagctGATGAGGgtgccaaaaagaaaaagaaataaattaactatCCTAAGATGATTTTTTatagaataataatttctaattCAGCATTCTATTCTTCGGCCTGACTGATTGACTTGAACTCAGTCCAAACGGTAAATTAAATCCCAGAAGGATGCAATTTGTACACAACGATCTTTACCATATTTTATAGTGCaataatctttatttttgtcattaaATTTGCTATTATCGTGGCTCGCAATTTTCCAGTGTGGCGATCGTAGTTATTTTTTCTTGcctttcttttaaatatttaaatgtaaacgCAAAGATGTGTGTTTCATCTTGGGCTTCTCTGAACAATaattaccaaaaataaacgcaatcaaatgcaaacaacaaatttttttttttttttgagattttgttttattttttcaaagcTTATTCAAAAATATGGCGAtggtgaaataaaaatacatttcaaaaccaatcaaatcaatttatttgcaatgcgGGCGAAGTTGgctatttgatttataatattggtgataattataattatatatttttttattatattgtttattagataaataaaatcttttatGTTTCCATCACCGATGTTGTCTTCACCATTCTCGTCAAAGTTTTCCTGGACGTCTGCTGAAGAGTTTAAAATATCTTAAGTTCCTGCgagtaaaatatattcaattataattattaattattacaCAATAGTCGATAATACCATGCTTAAGTAatataagtaagaaagctagtccagtgtgcttgactgtgagttGCCCCATACCTATTTTcgataaaatcaaaataatccaaattaatgtatatatttcgtatatcgatatgctattgcaattaaaatatactaaaccaACTAAGAAAAAACTTCAGCATCAGTTGTTggcaatataaaattaattcttaaGTATCTTCCAAGATTTGATCGGACCCAAAATTTCAGACTAAGAATTGAATAGTCGCAGAGATCATAGACACAGATGGACAATAAGGCAATCAGAGGGACAGacggctgttgacgctaatCAATAATAGATATTCCTTAAGGGGTTGTTTCATTTTGCCTGCTATATATGTTACATTTCCTCTAGGCACAAAATTACCATATGAACTCAATAggttttgcattgttttatgCTATTCtgaaacatttaaattcaagaaaaCATTTGTTAACATTCAGCAACCTTTGGGTACATCCACGTCAGAATTTgttttaacaaaattgtattgaattagATTGTATTGTAATCCAGAAAGTAGTATATGTTCAAagattgaatttaattaaattattaagttTAGTTTGTTAGTCTATCAAAATGCCGTTGCGTGTATTGCCAACGAACAGTTCACGGCGATCGCTGCTCAAATTAGTGTCCCAGGTGCATTGCAATTCTTTTAAagaatctttatttatttttaaatgatatttttacgTTTTGTAGGTTCCCAGAAATAAATGGTTATCGGTTCGACATACTAGCACTGCACGAAGTAAGTCCTTATGAAAGTCTCACAACTTTTGTTTATCTGCTAATAAGTAATTAACATGACTCACAGAACCGTCGGTACCCTGGATGGAGAGGCCGAGTTGTGTATTTTCAGCGAAGGCTTTGAAACACCATTGGGGGGTAAGTGCTGAGTTTAGTTCTAATTGATGTGTAAGTGATGAGTTCAGTTCTGATACACCCAATTTACTTGGTCATTGTAAACTTACCAAAATTAAAACCCATTTGCGAGATTTATATGAAATAAGTGAATTTTTCAGATAAAATCAGAgatttgttgtatatataatacacatttagatgttaatattaaaaaggaTTCGGTAGAATAGATAATACTCAATGTGTGGTGTTTAATGTGCTCACTAAAGTTTCGATTAAGAAATTAatcatatacaatttttttctatacACAACTAACTACGCCTAATTTACAATCTGagagaaaattataattgtttcaTGGGTGTTAAGAAAAACGTGAGGTAAATGggaatataaaagaaaatactttataaaACTACTCaaacattaatatattttatgtgaaaCATTTATTGAGTTATACgttttatgttatatatattatacatatgtatatataatatatatacatacatatgaacatACAAATATCGTTACGCAGCGACAATTAATAATACTTAGGTGAGTTTTTGGATCTTGAGTTCGTATGAcgttttttaaaattatcaaaacTTATACGCAACATACATTACCAACCAATTCGTGTGTACTATTTATGTAAGGGTGTGGTTTATGAGCTTGTGTATACTAATTACGTACTAAGTGCTAATCAACTAGAGCTaagtatactttatatatgcatattgtaataattaaatatatgtatgtttgttgttgtataagAAGAAGCTAAACAACTCCATATAGCATCTAAATAAGTTATAATCTTAGCTTTCGCTTAACAAACACATTTTCATTGTGTTGCCTTGTTGCATAATATACATAGAACATAAATggttattgtattttatttgtagtaCAAGTTGCAACATAAACTACTTCAATGTTTTCttcaacttatttttttttttgtttttgttattatttattttgtgtgtttcttaataattcattcgaataaacacacaaaatgtagtatatattcttgaataTGTAAGTTATGTGTGTAATTAAGTAGATGTACCTTGTACGATGCATAAATTGGTTCGTCATTGTCATTATCATCAACTCTGCTCTTATGAACTAATGTTAGCTTTTGTTCAGGCATTCGCATATGTATCGTacgaaatacatacatatagtacaacagtatcaaatttatatactatatatattgcttttacGTCCTTATCATCTCTACATCTGTAGATGTTCATATGACATTaggatttttttgtttttatttagaaCATTTTCAAACAGAACAAGTATTGTCCACATAAATAGCTGATTCGACTTTTCTATTTGACTGctactataaatatatgtatatatatatttatacatatatatagttatagttaGCGAGTTTTGTTCTTATAGCATAGATTGCTTCGCGTTTCCAGAtgtttcaaattcaaatatgaatatttcaaCAATTCTGTTGGCAACatgcactttttatttaaaaatttaaatgtataaacgTCAATGTATGGTACGTATGTAAATAGATGTTATCTTATATACAAATCAAAGCCAAATcgaatttttacaaattaaaaataaatattacggTCTTATACTTATTAAGaagtaaaagttaaattaaaattattgaatactGAAATAATTATTCTCTTCTAAAAAGcatatttaaagcatttttaactaaaaacaaGTCAAATTACCATACGATTCGAGTACAATTACAATGTTCTACCAAATAAAGGGTATTACAAGTTAAGTGTGTTGAAATTGGAtgtgaaaattatttgaagAGTAGAAGTACATACGATACGATTACGATAGAAACGAACGTACATTACAGAGTACAAAGTACATTTTACAAAGTCTAATATGACGGTGGTTTCTAATTCAACTATcaactaatataatatatatttatatatagcttattttaagaatatactCTTTggattatacatttatattgtattcatAAGTATACATTAATTTTCTGTGCATTGTACAGCAAAAAATGCGTGCGAACTACTTACGACAAAGTAATTTACTAATTTACTTGAATATTAAGTTAAGTTCAttgaattattgaatttttgttcTTCCAGTTTGAGCctttcaaatcaaatgcaaatgttgttttattattcaaaaggtttttttctttgctttcacattttaaattttcatttatttcgttcgttttaaaaatgttgagaaatttatttcagcattttaaagtgttttttctTGAGACATAGCTAAATGTAAGAGTAAATACAGTTTAcatttcatatatagtataaagtgATATATAGTTCTAAACATCGCTACAAGTATAGAGCGAAAGCAATTACAGGTTTTTCTGATGCACTTCTCAGCTGTTGATTTTTCTTGCATTAAAGTATCGCCTGTTAATTGCcatttatagtaaataaatataatatttaaacattacCATTTCATATGTTGGCTGCAAGATGTTTCAATAAATACGTTCAATACAT
It encodes:
- the LOC117574725 gene encoding uncharacterized protein LOC117574725, which encodes MEGGPTTQFDKYTKIWSGPRPAHFFDADCSIGKILFAFMRNHPASLCQISDTEGTALTNGEAISFAIRIAQHLKALGLRADDVVGIAGTNTTYLMPVVLGCLLNGTPFHAVSPWHDEATFKHLFCITRPRLIFCDGLVYERLGVVAKMLKAPVYTLKDHRLQLPRIEDLLEPTKSELNYVPESLLLGGDQTVAILCTSGTTGLPKAVCISNSACLFDFGFVTGQDVLLSFSTIDWAPGMFNMLYSCCHGSTRVITDRAYSPEYMLQLIERYKVTLLTLAPQQVASLLNTPTLSQNRLASVRFISIGGGNCYVANLLKLQDYLLNGQMSYGYALTECGGVAANMGVAKPSSVGRIVPGVKVKILDDAGRSLGHGETGEILVHNSKVWNGYYGNPNESKHIQDYQGWFHTGDMGYFDNENFLHIVERKGDMLRFHGAQYCPHELEQVIAELPDVIEACVFGLWNEVDGDPAAAAVVKVPGSRLSEMDIVEYVAKRLVVTHKQLHCGVFFLSELPKTGSGKVLRQQARDQALGKKWSDYRNGHGH
- the LOC117575659 gene encoding uncharacterized protein LOC117575659 isoform X1: MALRGICLRLPQHRLFKSVSKVQSFKKHSAFRYVSGSSAAEPMVPFLDTPSCVFSVEALNHHWGAWPVVLISMFGAACELLAIMRLAVMRDDVWYTKGPAPCEIIETRKGYPAPSRKMLVVNQKYETPKGVLDATCGDIEGSPSEEKPIKSEVSTKAVAAHAIASLGVMYMAFIM
- the LOC117575659 gene encoding uncharacterized protein LOC117575659 isoform X2; translation: MALRGICLRLPQHRLFKSVSKVQSFKKHSAFRYVSGSSAAEPMVPFLDTPSCVFSVEALNHHWGAWPVVLISMFGAACELLAIMRLAVMRDDVWYTKGPAPCEIIETRKGYPAPSRKMLVVNQKYETPKGVLDATCGDIEGSPTDEGAKKKKK